The genomic DNA ggttttggcgggaaaattgcatctttccggttttggcgggaaaattgtgttttggcgagaaaatgcatttttctggttttggcgggaaaattgcgtctttccggttttggcgagaaaattgtgtttttccggttttggcgagaaaatgttttttgcggttttggccggaaaatgctttttggagtttggcgggaaaatgcgtttttgggttttggcggaaaaatgcgtgtttttgggttttggcgggaaaatgcgttttttttgttttggcgggaaaatgcgatttttcggttttggtcgaAATGTGCGGTTTTAATGGTTTGgccgaaaaatgtgtttttatggaAATGTGTGTTTTACGTTTTTTGCGAAAAAACGCATCtcgcggttttggcgggaaagtgtgtttttcagtttttgcgagaaaatgcattttttggttatagtagaaaaatgtatatgcaaaaaaaatagaatttaaggtttgaaaataatattttgattttaaaagttcatttttgtcatttattattttggactgaactagatgcatctgcatccagatgcaccatcaagactcaccttcgtttgggtgagaatttgagataagtttttaaaaaatcagctgggtgatccatctggatgtagcattataatgcacaaaacgaacatcgatttgcatccatctgggtgagcaaacgaacatGGCCTATATTATTAGAGTATTGCCAATGAATTCATCTGATCCAGCTTCCTGCAATAGAATCAcaatagataagaaaaaaaaaatcattcagtTTGGCAGCCGTCTAAACAAAGCTGAAATATAATCGTAGCAATTAGCGATGTTGAACAAGAGAAGCTAAGTTTGAAGTAAACTGAAGGTTTTGTAGACTATTTGGGGTTAGGATGAGTTAAGCAAAAAATCCGGGCCAAAATGCGTAAAATAGGAATATATAGGTCTTATTCAGTAAAAACATTTGCTCCTTCCGAATTAACTAACACACGACGAGGAGAAGAAACACTTACCAAAGAGCTCAACAGTGTGTCTTGTCCGAATGCTTTCAACTCGCAGAAGCTTAGCTCTAGCGAAAGACTCGTTTTTGTCGCTACGTAATCTCCAAGCTCGATTCGTCTCTACAGAATACTATGACCCACCATTCTCCCCTCTCTCCAAACCCGCTAAACCagcgaagaagacgaagaaaacCGAGCAGGATCAGTCGCCGGAGCCGATGACTAGCCCGACGGCGCCGGTGACGTCAGACCTCCCTTTCGATTTTAGGTATTCCTATTCAGAAACCAACCCGGCAATCAAACCAATTGGGTTCCGTGAACCGAAACGGTTCTCTCCGTTCGGACCGGGTCGATTGGACCGGAACTGGACGGGCACTTGCGCTCCAGCTTCTCTGGAGAGTGATCAGAGGCAATGGGCGGTGGTAAGAGACAAGATTCTCGGCGAGGCGTTGACGGAGGAGGAAGTGGCTGAGCTCGTTGAACGGTACCGTCACAGTGATTGTTCACGCCAGATCAATCTCGGTATTGCCCTCTTCCCCTCTCGCTTAAAGCTTTAAACCTTGAATGTAGTTTCGTCATGTAACGACTTTGGTTTTATAAAACCATTGCAAAGTAAGAGTCTTTACACTCTTCTTCTTGCTAAAGCTTTAAGCTTTGAATGTAGTTTCTTTCTGTAAAGACTCTCCTTTTATGAATCATTGCAAGTTAAGGTCTTGGGATCTTTCATGATCATTATGTACACTTGTCTGATTACTCCTCCATTCTTAAGGTCTCTCATGATCCAATTTGAGACTGATCACACTCTGATCACTAGGGAACACACCTTCAAGCTATTGTATTCTTCTAAAAGTTCGAGAACCAATGAGTTaaggttcttcttcctgttgttgtTATGATGTTATTAGGGAAAGGAGGAGTCACACACAATATGATAGATGACATTCATAACCATTGGAAGAAAGCCGAGGCAGTTAGGATTAAATGCTTGGGAGTACCTACTCTTGACATGGACAACATATGCCACCACCTCGAGGTCTCTCTTATTCAATTCTCAATAACCAATGCTCTATTTGTTCTCTGCTTGATCTTACTAGTAGTTTGTGTTTGCCTGACAGGAAAAATCAGGTGGAAAGATTGTATACAGGAACATAAACATCCTAGTTTTGTACCGGGGAAGGAACTATGATCCGAAGAGTCGTCCCACCATACCACTCATGTTATGGAAGCCTTACCCACCAATATATCCAAGACTTGTAAAGAATGTCGCTGATGGCTTAACGTTTGAAGAGACCAAAGAGATGAGAAACCGTGGGCTTCACGCTCCTGCTCTTATGAAACTTAGTAAGTAGTACATGTTTTTTACGCCGTAATCAGTCATTTATTATTGACGTTATGTATTGATCTCAGCTAGGAACGGTGTCTATGTTAATGTGGTGGGAAGAGTGAGGGAGGAGTTTGAAACAGAAGAGGTTGTGAGACTAGATTGCACTCATGTTGGGATGAGTGATTGCAAACGAATCGGTGTGAAGCTAAAGGTATAGACTCTTAAATGGTTTTTGCTTGTCATGTCTGTAAGATTATTTCTGTATGATTGGTTTTGATGATGTGAACATAATTGCAGGATTTGGTTCCATGTGTTCCTATTTTGTTCAAGGATGAGCAGATTATACTCTGGAGAGGGAAGAAGAATTGAGATGAAGAGGATGCTACTCTGTGAAAACTTTGATCCAGAAACTATAATAATGTGACCTGAACAAATCCAACTGTGAAACACTGATCCAGAAACAGTGATCATGTGACTTGAATATATTTTTCCTTGTAAACAACAGTTTGTTTCTTTAACTTATATCGATTAGAGAACGAGCTAGTAACATGTGGCACTCTTTGGAGAAGCCTGGAACTGATATCTGCTGAAATTGTATATCCTGAAGTGTTGCAAGCATTTTTATGTCACTCTTCAGTTTAGTTTCCTTGTAGTTTTGTCACCTTGCTTAGTGGTCTCATGCAATATACTAGAGTCAGCTTTACCCCTTCAACTTTTGTTAAATACATTTCATGCACATTGAACGACCAGTATCTCTTTGAGAGTTTTCATATGGTCCATTGCGTGTGACATAACCATCCACTGAATGTTGAATTATTAACGATACATATGATGCCACGTGTTAGGCAGTATGCATATATTGGTATATGTAAAATTCTCTCTGTTGCTAATTAATATTAAGACATTGTCTATGAGTAGGTAGCCACGTTTTTTTCGATTAAACTATATTTTGCTGCACCTCCTCAACCTCCTAAGGGCTCAGTAACATCAAGTGTTTTCGTCACGTTCTCCAATAAACACACTTTGGAGTTTAAAAtgacttgtatatatatatgctactTAACCTAAAGTCTGAATCATTAAGCAGATTCATATCATATGGAATAaagtacaaaatataatatttgtgaAAGTCGAATGATCGTTCGATTGGTTATACACATTTAAATAAACTCATTGGCTCGCTCAGCAGAGATCATTAGGTAACTGGTAAGCTACTTTCAATTTCCTTTGCATGCTGCTTTTAAGTAAATGTTGTAGCATTTGTGTTCAtgtgttttaaatttgtttGCTTGCTTCCCACGGAAACGTTGTAGGTTGCCGCAGTGAACAAAAACATTCGTGTCTGAGTTCTAAGTAAGCTTCACAGTCGTCTTCTTCAGAACTTGTTGTGAGTGATGGCGGCTTCAGTGCAATTGTACGGAGTTAGAACTTCAGGACTTGCCTTCAACTCAAAAAGCATTGAGTTCGGGTCAAAGGGGCTGAACCTCCTTGCTCCCGTGTTCACTAGAGACATCAATCACTCTTGTAGGAAGAACAGAACTCTAAGAGTTACGTGTGAAGCTAGAAGCGCGGAGTTGCTTGAGAGAAAAGACACCGAGACTTTCAAACTAAACAGAACTGAGATAAAGTTGACATGTGTAATGAAATTCGGTGGCTCATCAGTTGCATCAGCAGAGAGGATGAAAGAAGTTGCCAAACTCATACTCAGCTTCCCTGATGAGAAGCCTGTTGTTGTGTTATCAGCAATGGGAAAGACCACCAATAACCTTTTAAtggtaagaaaataaataaaattcaattaGTGTACATTTTTCCTTCTCTCTTTCTGTAATAAACTTGCTCTTCGGCTTTCATT from Brassica napus cultivar Da-Ae unplaced genomic scaffold, Da-Ae ScsIHWf_1069;HRSCAF=1516, whole genome shotgun sequence includes the following:
- the LOC125595455 gene encoding CRS2-associated factor 2, mitochondrial-like, which translates into the protein MLSTRRSLALAKDSFLSLRNLQARFVSTEYYDPPFSPLSKPAKPAKKTKKTEQDQSPEPMTSPTAPVTSDLPFDFRYSYSETNPAIKPIGFREPKRFSPFGPGRLDRNWTGTCAPASLESDQRQWAVVRDKILGEALTEEEVAELVERYRHSDCSRQINLGKGGVTHNMIDDIHNHWKKAEAVRIKCLGVPTLDMDNICHHLEEKSGGKIVYRNINILVLYRGRNYDPKSRPTIPLMLWKPYPPIYPRLVKNVADGLTFEETKEMRNRGLHAPALMKLTRNGVYVNVVGRVREEFETEEVVRLDCTHVGMSDCKRIGVKLKDLVPCVPILFKDEQIILWRGKKN